The region AAGGATACACTTCATCGCCGCCAATTATGCTAAAAAGCAAGTCCACATCAAAAGGCATTTCCACACCTTCTGAAGAGGAGAATCTTGGCTGGAGTCAAGATGGGAACGATTTTCAAGTTGCTACATCTAGCACGGAAGTAGATGAATCATTACTAGTTTTATTGCCTTCTACTAGCACAAGTGATCCCATTGTGGAAGAAAGTCCTGGTACTGCTAAAACTAATGTCTCTGTTAGTGGTTCAATGGAGCAACCTGATAGTGAAATGTTAATTGGAGTATCAGGCTCTGAGGGGAAGGGTGTGGAGTCAAAACAAAGGAGGCTTCAGCGAAACAAGCAAGTTGAGAGAGACAGATTTGATGAATGGGAAGAGGCCTATTTACGTGAAAGTGAGCTGCGGAAAACTGATGAAATGTTTATGAGAGAAGCGCTGCTAGAAGCCAAGAAGGCTGCTGATTCTTGGGAGGTGCCTGTTGGGGCCGTGTTGGTGCATCATGGGAGGATTATTGCTCGTGGCCACAACCTGTAAGTTGTATGCAATAGTGAATAAAACCTTATATTGCGCTTActcttttttgggtttttatgtGGAGATTTATATTTCAGAGTGGAGGAGTTACGAGACTCCACTGCCCATGCAGAAATGATTTGTATACGGGAAGCATCAAACAAACTCCGGACATGGAGGCTTTCGGTACTTTCTCAATTTTTTGAGAACTTTACATATTCCCTTCATTCTTTTTGAAATATTCAACATCTTACGGAGACAATAATTGATGGTTAATGGATTCACTCTCAACTAGTTTAATCGTTATCAAACCATTTTAACTTATTCATTGACTAGCTTTTACATATGAAAGGAACAGATAAAAAGGCAATCATAACTATATCAATTGAAAGCCGAGTTTCAAAGTGCAAATCACTTCTCAAGGAACTGTCTCTAAGTTGGCTGATATGCACAGCAGGTGCTTAATGATGTTTAATGATTTGATTCGCAGGAGACTACACTTTATATAACACTTGAACCATGTCCTATGTGTGCTGGAGCAATACTTCAAGCAAGAATAAAAACTCTTGTATGGGGAGCTCCCAATAAGCTTCTTGGAGCTGATGGAAGCTGGATTAGGTAAGCACATCTTCCATGAAGTCTCATTATAAAGGGAGACTGGTCTTTTGTACAGCAATTATTATTCAAGGAATAAAACCAAAgccattttctttaaattgttCTTGTTAAATATCAATAGTGCCATAttcattccataaaaaaaatgcattatttGGTCCTTTCCTGTTGAGAGACTTGTTATTAAAGTGATCTGACCATGCATTATGCACCCCAATGGGAAAAGTGTTCAAATTGCCTTGCCATTACAATGTACTGAGATTGAGATACACGTGCCACGTTTTCTTCCTTGTGAATGGTTTCCCCTTTTCTGTATTAATGTCATCAATGCTAATAGCGTTCATATTGCGTCTGTGGACCAAAACATGATTAATAGAGCACAAGCTTCGCCCTTACTAAAATCAGTCTTTTATTTCCCATTgctgttgctattttttttttattggaaagaaaatgattaattGGTTTCTATGGCCATTCTCCTAGTTTAACTGAAATGGCTGCTGATATTATATGAATTTTACTTGTTCCAGTTACCAAGCAAAGCATACAATCCCTGCTAGACTGGGATTTAGGGCCAAGAGACTTAGAACAAACCACCATTCGCAGACCAGTTATTCAACTTTATTAGGCCTTCATCCGACTCAACCAAAAATTTTCATGTGTGACAATTTTTGCAGGCTTTTTCCTGATGCGGGAGAAGGAAATGACTCAGAACTATCTAACAAGCCAGCTGCTCCAGTCCATCCTTTCCATCCAAAGATGACAATTCGGCGAGGAATATTGGAATCTGAGTGTGCAAATGTAATGCAGCAGTTCTTCCAGCGTAGGAGaaggaaaaaggagaagaaagaagattCCCCTCCTCAGCCTTCGTGTCTTCCCATAACAAATCCTCAATTGAAAATCCTTGGTAAGATGCATGGTTTTTTCCATGCCATGTTCTGTTTGTAAGAGATGATAGAACACCAAGTCCTTGTCCGTTAAATAAAAACTTCGCAAAAAAACAGTAGTATCTTTTCGATCAAATTGAATAGATTATTGACGTCTTTATGAGAATATGAAATCCACGAGCTTCATATTGCCTTTGTCTGAAGGTGAAAAATACGATTTGGAATAAAACCTTGTATTAGCATAGAGAGATCATGATATCGTTGGAAAGATTGGAAGATACCCTAGTTTCCCAAATACCTTGTTTCCACGTGGGCCTGCAGTAGCAATTGTCATGCAACGCCTGTCACCATGGAAAACCACTGTAATCTCacgagtttttattttttgtaactGCAGCATCCAGTCGAAATTCTGAATTTGcagattctctcttttttttttttttacttttttaatggaaaaatggGGGGTTCATTGCCGAAGACTGGTGAATTTCACCAGGTTTGCAGCAAAACTATCCGTTCAAGATTTAGCCCCAATTCGTGAAAGTTGTTTGCGATTTACTTTTAGCCTTACTGTTAGATCCCCACATGGTCACTAGAATCTTGCAACAAGTAGCCTGAACTTGTGGATGTAACAAGTTCAGCTCTCGGATTGTGCATtggattataattttacaaattctAACGGATAAAAGAATATGCAATGCCTTGATATAACCTAATTTtcgaatatatataaatatgaaataaataaattgattgaagATTGGGTTAAGACAAATCAATTATAAttcactaattttttatttcctaacctaaaaaaaatttaaaaaagaagaaaaaagttggGCCCAacctgtataaaaaaatatgcatgcatagatttaaatttattttattggtttattcactaacATCAGAATCAGGAATACTATtcgtgttttatttatttttgactacataatatttaccaacaccaaagttaaaaaaatccgtagttgaatattcactaacATCTGAGTCAAAAATATTACAATTAGACCATCATAGCATAAGCCAATAAACTcctagcaatttaagacaaatcCAGTAATACAATTTGTCTTAGACAGAACATTTaaagggtgataatatctttatttttacgtAACTAATTTCATACCATAAAATCTCTGTCGACCAGTTATGATTTGTAATGATCATAATATTAGACGGTGActccttaaataatattttttttttaataaaaaacaagatatcaaaaatttattattttcattaaattttttaatatcgtCGCGAGGTGCATCCATTGTCACCTGCATTTTTTGTCCTTAAACAGCAAGATGTCCTCAGCTGagggaaacaaaaaagaaatcagaaaAAGGCACCCTACCTTGCCCTCTTTCCTTGAACTGGGCAGGGACTGCTTACCAATGTAAAGATTGTGTTAGGATCGACATCATGGTCCGTCCTAAGTAGGTGAAAGGTTAGCCCAGTTTGCCGTCTGCATCTCCTCCCTCTCATTTCCGCTCCATCATTTGTCTAGACATTTCTGGcacaacaaataaaagattgtggcaataatttattatcataaaaactcGTGATTCGAATTTCTGTTAGGTTCAAGATTCTATTGAAGCAAACACATATTACCTAATTACGAGATCCCACcgtgaagaaaaagaaacttcAGCCTTCCCTCTTTGTGCTAAGGTTCTAAATGAGTTCAAACAGCACAACAGATCGAGTACATGGGTCTCTTTGGCTGCTGATTGATGCAATATCCAAAAATCCAATACAGCACAACTATTGACAATCATATCAGCAGCAGCGTTACAGATATACCTAAAACTTAAAAGCAGTAAATCTTTCTTCAGATTACTAAATTTTTGGCCCCAAATCTGACTGACGCGACCAACTAAATGCAGACCTGGCCGTAAAAGACGTCATTCCCAATCATTGGAAGGGATGTAGCATTCAAATAAAGACTACATCTCTCCCTCTTAACATTCCACCAAACatttactaaaattaaaaacctatttCCCACAACTCTATATAACATATTACTTCTTCCTGTTACTTCTCATTACAACAAAATGGCTTTGGTGCTTTGGGCTCTCATCGTGGCTTGTCTGAGTTTCCCAATAGGTATTACCGATGCCCAAACACCAGCAGCATCGCCATCAACAACTTCACCCGCTACACCTGCACCTACAACCACTACGCCTCCACCTTCAACCACACCAGCACAATCACCAATAAGTGCAATGACACTCCCACCTGCAACCACTCCTATATCACCACCGTCTCCTAAAGTAGCACCAGCTACCAGCCCAATAGTTCCACCTCCACAACCACTGCAAAGTCCTCCAACTGCAGCTCCAATACAAACACCAGCactgccaccaccaccagctaCACCACCGCCTTCTTTACCACCAGCTACACCACCCCCTTCTTTACCACCCCCACGAGTGTCTCCAGCTCCAGCATCAGCCCCTGCAAAAGAgacaccatcaccatcaccagcTAAGGAAGTACCTGCACctgcaccagcaccagcaccagcaacACCAGCGCCaacaccagcaccagcaccagccactccagcaccagcaccagcaccagctATTCCACCACCAGCCCCATCACCAGCATTAGTGCTTTCCCCAGCTACAGCTCCTGGCAagcacaagaagaaaagaaaacacaagcACAAGCACAAGAGGCATCATCATGCACCAGCTCCAGCTCAAGCACCAAATCCCCCCAGCCCCCCAGCCCCACCTACAGTGACAACAGTATCTGAGGACACAGCTCCTGCACCATCCCCAAATCCAGTATGTTttcaaacaattaaattttttttttcattctaaacCACTAACTGAATTCGCTAATATTTCCATTCCAGAAATGATAGAAATTTGTCTCAAATTGTTCTAAATTATGTACCCTGCCTTTTCTGACCTGCAGAATGGAGGAAATTCATTGTATCACCATGAAGGAAGGGCTGGAATGTTAGCAAGGACTGTTTTAGCTATTGCCTATTTGCTGGTAGTTACAGGCTACAGTTTCTAGAAATGTTACCAAGccatgaaattatatttatgatGAAAAGAGATTACTTTATATGTACAAACAAGATCGGTGTGAAATTCAGATTACAGGTATTATAAAGGCAAGCCAAgaaattgtcaacatttttggattttttaagttCATTGGAGTACACAATAAAGATGAATGGCCTTATAACCATGAACAAAACTATCCAAGAGAAGAAAACATAATAGAAATTTACTTCATAGTtctaaaaacatgaaaacagtAACAATACGAGGAGCATACAAAAATTTCCATAGACAAAACTGTTGTAACTCTTCaacataaaaacacaaaagcaaTCAATTTCAGTTGCACAGTTTTGCATCAGAAACTGTTCTTCCCTGAAGAGTATCTATCATGTTCTAGGGCAAATTAAGGTTCTTCAAACTTCCCCAAAAGCGAGTAAGAAGAAAATAGCACTCCTGAAAAATTCCCTAGGCAGAAAGGAACTTGTGAATCAACCATGTTCAATCCCATGAACaaataaatatagttatttGGGAAACAACCCCATGCAAAATACTTAATAAGTTGCCTGGCAAGCACATATGCTCCAATTATTCCAACAGTTATTGAGAAACATCTTATGgatatttaagttaatttttattaagaaaattttgaaaacatgtTGACCATTAATAACATTGACAACATTTCCTTGTGGAAAAGTGATgggcttttattttcttctagtACTTCATATTACTTTTGAAGTCCTCTATATTTCTATATTAACTCGTATCATTTCTTTAGGGAGCATTCAGTTTGAACATAAAACATTAAAGGCTTGTTATTGGAAGTTTTAGACTATACTTTcccaagaaaaatcaattctgaatactcttttttccttttccttttcctttttaagtcAAAAGGACAGTGCATTGCTGGCCTTTAATATAACAGGATAAATGCTTACTGGTAAGAAACATATAGCAAAAAATTGTCATTCTAACAGCCCATTAGAACAAATGAGTACCTGCACAAAAACAAGCCCCTGTTCATAGGCTAAACGATTAATGGGCCTCTGAGACCTCTCGCCACATTCATTACAAGTAAATTGCACAAGCAAACTCCTCCATGGCAGTTTTATGTCAATGGCTGCACCCTCCTAAAAGAATTTGCAGGGGAGAACAAAAACACAGCTAAGAAATTTCCGTTTCCTCTTCGTTTTTGGTTAAAGCATCAAACTAATGCAGATTACTTGTAAGTAAAATCGATTCCCTCTTAACATGAATTTACAGAAagaaccaagtttttttttaagaaaatgaagCTAAAATCAAATAACCAAAAACCACATACCTCATTCAAATCACTTGATCCTGCTTCTGGGTATGTCTCAGAATTGCCATCCACTAACCCAGAAACCACAACTAACCAATGCGACAGTTTAGGTAATGCTGCttttgtttgagaaattctcAACCTGCCCAAAAAGGAAAGCagacaaaaaaacaagttaGAGTTAagatagatttgatttttaagagTTTAATAGTAGTAAAGTTCGAACATTTAGAGAGACTTTAGTAAGAGAGTGTGACCTGGCATTTGTGTTGGAGAAACAAATGGGTTTGTAAAATGTCAGGGCAGAGAAGTGAATTAATGGGTTTGAGTTTGGGATTTGATTTCAGACAAGTTATGGCGGGAGAGAAACTGCATTGCGAGAGGGTAGCAGCAGCCATGGCGGTTTGATATTTTGAATTCTGAAACGATGTTGCGCATGTGGCTTGTTTCtctgtttttatttcaaaatatattaaaataataattttttattattattattttaaaattatcatattaaaacaataaaaataaataatttaaaactaataaattattCGAAAACTTCTAAAAATATTGCTGCACCGCGATTCCCCATTTATACATTTTTACCGGGAGCGGATAATTCGTGTATGACATGTCGGCTTGAAGTATTAAAGGAGAGAGCAATGAATAGATAGCGCGtagttaatttgtttatttttcccttCAAGCTTTCGGGATTCGGAGTTATAAGAGGAATGCCCATTACCTGTTTAAAATCCCATCAAGTATGAATGTAAGATCGGCGTTTGAAAGCCTGGAGTATTCAAAgaatacattaaaacaaacgaaaaaaaaaaatgttacgaGATAACTTGTGTTTGGTATTGAAAGAGGATGGAAGATTTTTtgtagacaaaaaaaatcataaaaaattccggattttttttgtaaacctTGAATCTTATTTGTCGGAATGATGTTTGCTACGTCCCAAgagatttaaatataaatgaaatcaataatcTGTAGTCCCTCTCATTCCATAATGATCTTATTCTGTAATTGAATTCACCATTCTCAGTGTAATGTTATAATTTCATATGCTAAACATGTCTTATTTTAGCTCAAGGTTTTGCAGAATTACTGATTCTTCATGAGCACATCGCAAGGAGAAGATTTGAATGCATTAATGTGATGAACAGTGGAAAGCACCCCAGATGACTTTTTGGAGTATCTATCAGTTactccaaaaacaaaagaaagaaagaaagaaagatatattGAACAAGAAATTACTTCAGttttggatataaaaaattCCTTCTCAACACAGTCCAGTGTTTTGCAGGACCTAGATAGAAGGCGAGGAAAGTATTGACAAGAAAGAGTAACAAGAAATTCTGGTGGGTGATCTGtgcatgattttcttttcctcgAAGAAAATTCTGTACACAAGTATGAACTTTCTCTATCCCTGGAACaattatgaccaagttgatgtCTTGCTACAATTGGTACCGTCTTGACATTAGCCAATGAGCATCGTCAGACATTGCTACAATTGGACAATAATTCTGAAAGCAACTGCCGCCAATGAGCATCGTCAGACATTAGCCATCAGTCTTCTTCATCCACTTCATGAAAAGGAAGTGGCACCGTCTTGACTGCTCTATACTTGCCAGCATTATTTAGATGCTCATTCTCCAACCTGGAACATTAAAACAAATTCGCACTTTATAAGGCCTAATGAAATGTcaggaaaaatttaaaatgagtttATCATGATCATATTCACAAATGGCTATATCCAATTTCAGACAACGTATTACCTGTAAAAATTCCACTGTCCTCTCCTAATGACTTCAAGGGAAGCTAAAAACAGTCCCGTTACTCTATTATCAACATGTTCGAAATTTGAGTGGAGAACAGTTTGTAGCCAAGCAAGCCTGAGAATAAGGTTCAATCCCTGCAAGAAACGTCCAAAGTTTGATTTAGAATATactttaaaattgaaatgactTAAACCTGCAACTTGAAAAGAAATCCAATCTGTGTCTGTTGTGTCCTTATTTCAGAAATCTAATTCTCTTTACTTGCCTAACTAGTACTAGCCTAGCTGATAGTGGATAGGAATCGTACTTTCTTAGTAAAATGCTACCATCAGTACTTGTGATATGAATATGTTCGTTGTGCTCTTTCTAAGAACATCTTATCTTGATCATCTTAtaactaaaatgaaaatggGCAAGTTGGATGTCTAATCAGAAATCAGAATAACTTGCTTGGTACCAATATCGTGAAAGATTTTGGCTTTGCTGGCAGATAAATTCCTAATCGGAACTGGTGTCATTCCACTTGAAAGAGAGTGATTAAGGGGATTTTAACATGTACCATGGAGAAGTAGTAAATGAACTTTCGACGAAGCACTAATTCATTCCTTAGCCAGGGATTCTTGGAATTCATTTGGAGTAAACCCCAATCCATTACGAAGTCCCAATACAATTGGTAAATTGTTGCAGCGCTTGAGATAACTACAACAAGGCACAGCCATCCAacactcttttctctctcatagGCCACTTTGGCTCCTGCAGCTAACATTGCTGATACATATTTGCCTAGATTGACAAGGTGATTTATCTGTCCTTCGTCAAACCATCGCCTAGCACACTGCACCGACGAATTAAGCATAAGAAAATATCAATCATATACAgttatattgtttaaaaatgataaactG is a window of Populus nigra chromosome 10, ddPopNigr1.1, whole genome shotgun sequence DNA encoding:
- the LOC133704225 gene encoding lysine-rich arabinogalactan protein 19-like, whose product is MALVLWALIVACLSFPIGITDAQTPAASPSTTSPATPAPTTTTPPPSTTPAQSPISAMTLPPATTPISPPSPKVAPATSPIVPPPQPLQSPPTAAPIQTPALPPPPATPPPSLPPATPPPSLPPPRVSPAPASAPAKETPSPSPAKEVPAPAPAPAPATPAPTPAPAPATPAPAPAPAIPPPAPSPALVLSPATAPGKHKKKRKHKHKHKRHHHAPAPAQAPNPPSPPAPPTVTTVSEDTAPAPSPNPNGGNSLYHHEGRAGMLARTVLAIAYLLVVTGYSF